CCCTGATCTGCGCCGGCATTTTCGGCGGCAGCGCGCTGCTGCACCGCTCGTCGCTGCTGCTGATGCTGGTTACCTGGGGCGGCGTCGCCTTTTTGCTATGGTACGGCTGGGGGGCATTTCGCACCGCCTTTAGCCGCCATATCGCTCTGGCCAGCGTGGCCGAACTGGCGCAGAGCCGCTGGCGTATTGTGGTGAGCATGCTGGCGGTCACCTGGCTGAATCCGCACGTCTATCTGGATACCTTTGTGGTGCTGGGCAGTCTGGGCAGCCAGTTCGCGCCGGAGGTGCGCTCCTGGTTCGCTTTCGGTGCGGTCAGCGCCTCTGCCGTCTGGTTTTTCGCGCTGGCGCTGCTGGCCGCCTGGCTGTCGCCGTATCTGAAGACGCCGCTGGCGCAGAGAATCATCAATATTCTGGTGGGGCTGGTGATGTGGGCCATCGCCGCGCAGCTGGCCTGGCACGGCATGCAATAAAGCCGCCGCTGGGGGCAGGATCATAATTTGGCACTAATCTGAATTAAAAAAACCGGACGATATGCTAGGGTTGATGGCAAGGAACTGATTATTCATTCCGGGTGATGACTGCGTAAATGATGGTAAATTGACTGTCGGCCGCGGTGAAATATCGGCATGAATAAGCAGGAATCAGAACAGCCTGTCATTTAAGGAGACACTGTGAAGCTAAAAGCATTGGCTATGGCCGCAATGGTTGGATTAGGAACGTTACCGATGGCGCTGCAGGCGGCGGAAGTGCCTGAAGGGCCGCACGTGGTGACCTCCGGGACGGCCAGCGTCGACGCCACCCCGGATATCGCAACGTTGGCGATTGAAGTCAGCGTATCCTCCAAGGATGCGTCGCAGGCAAAAAAACAGGTTGATGAACGCGTTGCGCAGTATTTCGACTTCCTGCAGAAAAACGGCATTGAGAAAAAAGATATCAGCGCCGCCAACCTGCGTACGCAGCCGGAATACGATTACCTGAAGAGCGGCGAGTCAGTGCTGAAAGGCTATCGTGCCGTGCGTCAGGTGCAGGTGACGCTGCGCAAGCTGGATAAACTGAATGAGCTGTTGGACGGCGCGCTGAAGTCCGGCCTGAATGAGATCCGCGCGGTGGAGCTGGGCGTGGCGAATCCGGACGAGTACCGGCAGAAGGCCCGTCAGCAGGCGATTGAGAATGCTACGCAGCAGGCGGCGTCGCTGGCCCAGGGCTTTAAAGCCAAGCTGGGGCCGGTGTACAGCATCCGCTACCACGTTGCCAACTATCAGCCGATGCCGGTTGCCCGTATGTATAAGGCTGCCAGCGCCGCGCCGGAAACCAGCGCCGCGCAGACTTACGAGCAGCAAAGCATTCACTTTGACGATCAGGTTGACGTGGTGTTTGAACTGCAGCGCGGCGGCGCGCAGTAAGCCGCAGATAGTACAGCAGGGCGCCTGAGGTTGATGACAACGTTGTCTGATAGTCTGAGATTTCCGGGCCTGGCGTAACGAGGGGCATTATGGGACGCATCCCTGCGTCCCACCCTACGGGCCAACCTGACGGTTGTTCAAATTTGCTCCCGGCAAATTTGTCCGGCGGCTAACGCCGCTACGACCCCATCGCCACGCTGTCCCTAATAGCACACGTTATCAGTAGTCTGAGGCGCCGGTCACGGCGCCTTTTTTAATCCTGGCGCAGAACCTGACGGCCGTGATCCAGCAGGGCGTCGGTCACTTTACGCATCATGCGGCTTTCCGGCGCGAAGCGGTGCCAGAACAGCATCCGGCGCTGGAGCAATCCCGGGGTTAAATCGACAAGTTCGCCGGACGCCAGCTCTTTCTCGATCTGCAGGTGCGGGATCATACAGCAGGTGGTGCCCTGGCGCGCCAGCTGCACGAAAGCCTCCGACGAGTTGACGATATGGCAGGGTACGCTGCCCGGCGAAAGATCGAAGTTTTGCTGCAGGAAGGCCTGATGCATGTCGTCCAGATGGTCGAAGGCGACCGCCGGCGCTTTCAGTAGCGCCGAGCGGGTGACGCCGTTCGGGAAATAACGTTCGGCAAAGCCCGGCGAGGCGACGAACAGGTAGTCCAGCGCACCGAGCTGATCGACCAGGCAACTGGGCAGCGGCTGCGGCTGAATACTGACCGCGCCGACCACCTCGCCGCGTCGCAGGCGCTCCTGGGTGCGGGTTTCATCTTCCACCTGCAGGTTCAGACGAATCGGCGAGTCGGCCAGCACCGGTTTTAACGCCGGCAGCAGCCAGGTTGCCAGACTGTCGGCGTTGACCGCCAGCGACAGCAGCAGCGGCGTATCGACACCGGTATCGTTGCCCAGCCACTCTTCCTCCAGCAGCTCCACCTGGTGCAGCAGCGCCAGCAGCTTTTGCCCCTGTTCGGTGGGGCGCGGCGGTACGGTACGGACCAGCAGCGGCTGGCCAAACAGATTTTCCAGCTGTTTGATGCGTTGAGATACAGCCGATTGGGTGATGCAGAGTTTTTGTGCCGCGCGTTCAAAGCCGCGTTCACGGATCACCGCGTCCAGCGCTTGTAGCGTTCTGTAGTCTGGGCGTTTCATCGGAGAGATATCCCTTAACGTTAATGGTTTCTGGCACTATACCTTAAATAGCGCCGCTTGCATCACAGCACAGGCGTGACGCTTGGCGCGCACGGGCCACAATTTGCGATCCATACCTGCATTCAGCGGGGCGATTTACCCTATAATACGCATACGTTTTCGTATATAGGCAATGGAAAATAGCATGACGCAGGATGAACTGAAAAAAGCGGTAGGCTGGGCGGCGCTGGAATACGTGAAGCCGGGCACCATCGTCGGCGTGGGCACCGGGTCGACCGCCGCCCACTTTATTGATGCGCTGGGGTCAATCAAGGATCAAATTGAAGGCGCGGTGTCCAGCTCCGACGCCTCCACCGCCAAGCTGAAAAGCCTCGGCATCCACGTATTCGACAGCAACGAAGTGGACTCG
The nucleotide sequence above comes from Serratia rhizosphaerae. Encoded proteins:
- the argO gene encoding arginine exporter ArgO → MLAVFLQGFALSAAMILPLGPQNVFVMNQGIRRQYHLLVASLCALSDIALICAGIFGGSALLHRSSLLLMLVTWGGVAFLLWYGWGAFRTAFSRHIALASVAELAQSRWRIVVSMLAVTWLNPHVYLDTFVVLGSLGSQFAPEVRSWFAFGAVSASAVWFFALALLAAWLSPYLKTPLAQRIINILVGLVMWAIAAQLAWHGMQ
- a CDS encoding oxidative stress defense protein yields the protein MKLKALAMAAMVGLGTLPMALQAAEVPEGPHVVTSGTASVDATPDIATLAIEVSVSSKDASQAKKQVDERVAQYFDFLQKNGIEKKDISAANLRTQPEYDYLKSGESVLKGYRAVRQVQVTLRKLDKLNELLDGALKSGLNEIRAVELGVANPDEYRQKARQQAIENATQQAASLAQGFKAKLGPVYSIRYHVANYQPMPVARMYKAASAAPETSAAQTYEQQSIHFDDQVDVVFELQRGGAQ
- a CDS encoding LysR family transcriptional regulator ArgP, with the translated sequence MKRPDYRTLQALDAVIRERGFERAAQKLCITQSAVSQRIKQLENLFGQPLLVRTVPPRPTEQGQKLLALLHQVELLEEEWLGNDTGVDTPLLLSLAVNADSLATWLLPALKPVLADSPIRLNLQVEDETRTQERLRRGEVVGAVSIQPQPLPSCLVDQLGALDYLFVASPGFAERYFPNGVTRSALLKAPAVAFDHLDDMHQAFLQQNFDLSPGSVPCHIVNSSEAFVQLARQGTTCCMIPHLQIEKELASGELVDLTPGLLQRRMLFWHRFAPESRMMRKVTDALLDHGRQVLRQD